The Bos indicus x Bos taurus breed Angus x Brahman F1 hybrid chromosome 25, Bos_hybrid_MaternalHap_v2.0, whole genome shotgun sequence genome has a window encoding:
- the UFSP1 gene encoding inactive Ufm1-specific protease 1 yields MGDKPPGFRGSQSWIGCVEASLCLDHFGGPQGRLCHVPRGAGLHGELERLYSHFAGGGGPVMVGGDADAQSKALLGVCLGPGTEAYVLVLDPHCWGAPKNPSELQAAGWVGWQEVSTAFDPHSFYNLCMTSCNSEEQNRALD; encoded by the coding sequence ATGGGCGACAAGCCCCCCGGGTTCCGGGGCTCTCAGAGCTGGATCGGCTGTGTAGAAGCCAGCCTCTGCCTGGACCACTTCGGGGGGCCCCAAGGGCGGCTGTGTCACGTTCCCCGTGGAGCAGGGCTTCACGGGGAACTGGAGAGGCTGTACTCCCACTtcgcggggggtggggggcctgtAATGGTTGGCGGAGATGCAGATGCCCAGTCCAAGGCCTTGCTGGGAGTATGCCTGGGCCCAGGCACCGAAGCTTACGTCCTGGTGTTGGACCCTCACTGCTGGGGTGCTCCGAAGAACCCCAGTGAACTACAGGCTGCTGGTTGGGTGGGCTGGCAAGAGGTAAGCACAGCCTTTGACCCCCACTCCTTCTACAACCTGTGTATGACCAGCTGTAACTCCGAAGAGCAGAACCGTGCCCTGGACTGA